The Rhododendron vialii isolate Sample 1 chromosome 5a, ASM3025357v1 genome contains a region encoding:
- the LOC131326234 gene encoding uncharacterized protein LOC131326234, protein MDRSWMALSDRFSQPYVDGVDYFNEFASANSGEAVEIKCPCIDCRNFYKHKYDTIKAHLLVRGIMLSYTTWLLHGEIPEPDDQDESDDENNKDNDDVYGELLNDHYRGTYMDDDTSEKNGVQDFEKLLEASQCGLYPRCKKSDTLLAFVIEMLQVKVQYRWSNSSFNVFLSSLRRFLPEGHVAPRSIDECKKLLRDLGLGYELIDACPNDCVLYWKENAHLEKCPNPKCQRPRYKVNDGKGKKIPHKILRYFPVTPRLQRLYMNPDIVEDMKWHSDKRVDDEDMRHPADTPQWKRLDEKYPEFSWETRNVRLGFATDGFNPFGNMSTSYSMWPVILIPYNLPPWRCMKDPFFMMPLLIPGPNQPGTNIDVYLRPLVDELKELWKNGVRTYDASTKETFQMHAAIIRTIHDLPAYGDVSGWRTKGYLACPTCNDSPLSHKLISKIGWFGHRAYLPDNHPLRKDKKFNGLPEFGKKTLDLPVEKVMAQLARLRPVEFGKDTSSKKRPRHVEELNWTKKSILWELEYFSELLVPHMLDVMHIEKNICESLYGTMLGIDGKNKDTYKARDDLKVMGIRPELHLQVSQNGTIVKPRAMYTLDSHQVDEFYEFLKSISYPDGYASNISRCVNSKHGRLSGMKSHDCHVLLQRLFPIGMRGFVNKEICTTLFELGNFFQELCSKTIKRSEMEKWEERAVLILCKLERIFPPAFFDVMVHLTVHLSREAMIAGPVHYRWMYPIERFLGKLKGYVSNKARPEGSIAEAYILKECITFCSMYLKRGTKNPERNNDGGIRGLGMEIFHQRVRLFSPITRAPDPSQKEREMAHWFVLYNCPEVEPYLEEHESIIQIPQGCDVTQIQREQFPIWFKKRMNDLRSQGSPKATEELWSLANGPGSIIGLYSGCISNGFRFHTRDREKRRMCQNSGLVVEGLHKGKTINFYGYGYLCKIWELRYSHGDTVVLFKCEWYNTGHKKRIYTDGHVTSIDITRLWYKDDPFVLPSNVRQVFYVNDTSKGKNWRVVELVRHRGVWDIPEQVESPNEPFQQDETTDSGVPIFIENDVGHNNRDDADPEIILEAELLADHGDDEDDTMAEYIDDEDNELSGQADTNAYVDVDLEIDVDYDD, encoded by the exons ATGGATAGAAGTTGGATGGCTCTTTCTGACAGATTTAGTCAACCCTATGTCGACGGGGTGGACTATTTCAATGAATTTGCAAGTGCAAATTCAGGTGAGGCGGTGGAGATTAAGTGTCCATGTATTGATTGCCGAAACTTTTATAAGCATAAATATGATACTATAAAAGCTCATCTGCTTGTGCGGGGAATCATGTTATCTTATACCACTTGGTTATTACATGGTGAAATTCCTGAACCCGATGATCAAGATGAGAGCGATGACGAAAACAATAAGGATAATGATGATGTTTATGGGGAACTATTAAACGACCACTATAGGGGGACATACATGGATGATGATACTAGTGAGAAGAATGGCGTTCAAGACTTTGAGAAATTGTTGGAGGCCTCCCAATGTGGCTTGTACCCAAGATGCAAAAAATCGGATACCCTCTTAGCATTTGTCATTGAGATGTTACAAGTGAAGGTACAATATAGGTGGAGCAACTCTTCTTTTAATGTGTTTTTGTCATCACTAAGGCGATTTCTACCAGAAGGCCATGTAGCTCCTCGGTCAATTGATGAGTGCAAGAAGTTATTACGTGACTTGGGCTTAGGATATGAGCTCATCGATGCGTGTCCAAATGATTGTGTGTTATATTGGAAGGAGAATGCTCACCTAGAAAAATGTCCCAATCCCAAATGTCAGCGACCTCGATATAAGGTCAATGATGGCAAAGGTAAGAAGATACCGCATAAGATATTACGTTATTTCCCAGTGACGCCTAGGTTGCAAAGATTGTATATGAATCCAGACATAGTCGAGGACATGAAATGGCATAGTGATAAGCGAGTGGATGACGAGGATATGAGGCATCCAGCCGACACCCCTCAGTGGAAGAGATTAGATGAAAAATATCCTGAGTTTTCCTGGGAGACTCGGAATGTGAGACTAGGATTTGCCACAGATGGGTTCAATCCTTTTGGCAACATGAGCACATCATACAGCATGTGGCCTGTGATATTAATCCCATATAATTTGCCACCGTGGAGATGTATGAAGGACCCTTTCTTCATGATGCCATTACTTATTCCAGGACCAAATCAACCGGGGACTAATATTGATGTCTACTTAAGGCCTTTGGTTGATGAATTGAAGGAACTATGGAAGAATGGTGTCAGAACTTATGATGCGTCAACCAAAGAAACCTTTCAAATGCATGCGGCTATAATCAGGACCATTCATGACTTACCTGCATATGGTGATGTATCTGGGTGGAGAACAAAAGGCTATTTGGCTTGTCCCACTTGCAATGATAGCCCGCTGTCTCACAAGTTGATTAGTAAGATTGGGTGGTTTGGTCATCGAGCTTACTTGCCTGATAATCATCCTTTGAGGAAGGACAAGAAGTTCAACGGTTTGCCAGAGTTTGGCAAGAAAACTTTGGACTTACCAGTGGAAAAAGTAATGGCTCAGTTGGCTAGGTTGCGACCAGTCGAGTTTGGAAAGGATACTTCGAGTAAAAAAAGACCTCGTCATGTTGAAGAGTTGAATTGGACGAAGAAAAGTATATTATGGGAGTTGGAGTACTTTAGTGAATTGTTGGTCCCACACATGCTTGATGTGATGCATATAGAAAAGAACATATGTGAAAGCTTATATGGGACAATGCTGGGTATAGATGGAAAGAATAAAGATACGTACAAAGCACGCGATGATTTGAAAGTAATGGGAATACGGCCAGAATTGCATCTACAAGTTTCTCAAAATGGAACAATTGTGAAACCTCGAGCAATGTACACGTTGGATTCACATCAAGTAGATgagttttatgaatttttgaagtcAATTAGTTATCCAGATGGCTATGCATCTAACATATCAAGGTGTGTGAATTCAAAGCATGGAAGGTTATCGGGTATGAAAAGCCATGACTGCCATGTTCTCCTTCAACGTCTTTTTCCCATTGGCATGCGCGGTTTTGTGAACAAGGAGATATGTACGACTTTGTTTGAGTTGgggaatttttttcaagaactttGCTCGAAGACAATAAAGCGGAGTGAGATGGAAAAATGGGAAGAACGAGCAGTACTCATACTTTGCAAACTAGAGAGGATTTTCCCACCAGCTTTCTTTGATGTTATGGTTCATTTGACTGTTCATTTGTCGCGTGAGGCCATGATTGCTGGACCAGTGCATTATCGATGGATGTATCCTATTGAAAG gTTTCTTGGAAAACTAAAAGGTTATGTGAGTAACAAAGCGCGTCCAGAAGGGTCGATTGCTGAGGCTTACATTTTGAAAGAGTGCATCACTTTTTGTTCAATGTACTTAAAAAGAGGTACTAAGAACCCTGAGCGGAATAACGATGGTGGCATTCGTGGCCTTGGGATGGAGATATTCCACCAGCGTGTCCGTCTCTTCTCTCCGATCACAAGGGCTCCCGATCCTTCCCAAAAAGAACGGGAAATGGCTCATTGGTTTGTGTTGTACAATTGCCCCGAGGTGGAGCCATATCTAGA GGAACATGAGAGCATTATACAAATTCCACAAGGATGTGATGTAACTCAAATACAACGAGAACAATTTCCAATTTGGTTCAAAAAACGG ATGAATGACTTGAGAAGTCAAGGATCTCCAAAGGCTACCGAAGAGCTGTGGTCATTAGCAAATGGCCCCGGTTCAATAATTGGTCTTTATTCAGGTTGCATCTCCAATGGTTTTCGATTCCACACCAGAGATCGTGAAAAACGTCGGATGTGTCAAAATAGTGGCTTAGTTGTCGAAGGACTGCATAAAGGGAAGACCATTAACTTTTACGGTTACGGTTacttgtgtaaaatttgggaATTACGATATTCACATGGTGATACAGTGGTTCTATTTAAGTGTGAATGGTACAACACCGGCCACAAAAAAAGGATATATACCGATGGACATGTCACAAGCATTGATATCACAAGGCTTTGGTATAAAGATGATCCATTTGTACTTCCGAGTAATGTGAGGCAAGTCTTCTATGTAAATGATACTagtaaaggaaaaaattggcGAGTGGTAGAACTAGTTAGACATAGAGGTGTATGGGATATACCTGAGCAAGTTGAATCGCCTAACGAACCGTTTCAGCAGGATGAAACCACTGATAGTGGTGTCCCAATCTTCATTGAAAATGATGTTGGTCATAACAATAGGGATGATGCGGATCCTGAGATCATTCTTGAGGCTGAACTTTTGGCTGACCATGGAGATGATGAGGATGATACAATGGCAGAATACATAGATGACGAAGACAATGAATTGAGTGGACAAGCTGACACTAATGCATATGTTGATGTAGATCTTGAAATCGATGTCGATTATGATGACTAG